The genomic DNA GGCCGGCCGCCGGCCACGCCCTTCGGGCATACGCCGGGACTCCCCGGACCGGATCCAGGAGGTACGCCTGTGCAGCGGGTCACCAGCTCGATCCTCGCATCGCTTCCCGGCCCGCCCGCCCGGCCGGAATCGCCCGATCTCATCCGTCTCCTCGGCGGCCCCCGCAGCGAGCGGGCCCCCCGGACCTGCGGATGCCGGGGAACCCGCATGCGCGACTGCCCCGCGCTGCTCAGCCTCGGCACCGACCGGGCCGAGGTCGTGGCCCACGCCGACGCCCAGCTCTACGAGGCCGACCGGTGCCCCGACTCCGGCTGTGTCTACCGCTCCCTGCTCGCGCTCGTCCTCGCCGGTGATCTGCTGCTGGCGGACCTGCACTGCTCACGCCTGTCCGAGCAGCCCCGGTGGTCGGGCACCGGCCCCGCCGCGCAGGTGATACAGATCGTCCGCGGCCGGATCGGCTTCCTGGTCGGGGATCCGGGAAGCACCCGGCGCGTCCTCGGCGACCTGGTGCAGGGCCCCATCGCCGAATCGCTGGACGCGGTCGTGGTCGGCTGGCTCACCGAGGCGCTGGTCCAGCTGGGCGAGCCGTACACGGCGGAGAACCTGCTGAACGTCCGCGGCTACGCGGGAAACCTCCCCGCGCACCTGCCAGGCAAAGCGCTGCTGCTCCACGCCAGAGGACAGCTCAATTTCGCCCTGCGCCGCTCGAACCACGCGCTGAGGGACTTCTTGGCCTGTGGGGCCGAGGTCGCCGCCTGCGACTTCGCCAACCCCGCGGTGATCCCGTGGCGCACCGGCGCAGCACTGTGCCTGCGGGAGCTCAGGCAGGTCGAACCGGCACGTGCGCTCGCCCGCGCCGAGCTCGACGGAGCGAGGCGGTGGGGCTCCCCCCGGGAGATCGGCAGGGCCCTGCTCACCACGGCGTTGCTGGGGGAGGGCCCGGACGTCAGGGATCTCGTCACCGAGGGCGTCGATCTGCTCGCCGCGTCGGACGCCCGCGGTGACGTCACGTACGCGGCCCAGGTCATCGGCGCCGTACCGGGGCTCCGGCGGGACGAGGTGTGGACGCGGCAGATCCTGCGGCGGATCAGCGATCTCGCGGGACGGGGCGGGAACCCGCACGCCGCCGGCCGGGCCACCGAGGCGCTGTCCGGATTCCTGTCACTGCACGGCGAACCGGTGCTGACCAAGCACGAGACGGCCGTGGTCAAACTGGTCTGGGCCGGGTACAGCAACGCCGAGATCGCCGGTCGGCTGTCGTTGACGCGCCGCACCGTGGAACACCATCTGTCGGCGGTCTACCGGAAGTTCCGGCTTCCCGACCGGCGGCACCTGTTCCTGGCGATGACCGGCTTCCTCTGATGGCGCCGGACGCCGCCGCCCGTGCGCCGTCACCACGGCCAGCGCCACTCCTTGTTCTCCGGGACGACCCAGTAGTGCTGGAGCCGGACCCCGTCGATCAGCCATCGCCCGTCCTCCCGCACATAGCTGTCGGAGAACCGGCCGATGCTCTGGTGCACCACGTCCTCCTTGTCGAACCTGACGTGCTCCTCGAAGAAGCAGACGCCGGTCGCACGGTCGCCGTCGACCGATACCTGGTGGGCCTGGCCGAAGTTCATCAGCACCACTTCCGAGGCACCCTGGAGCTCGACCATCTTCGGCAGCAGAGTGCTGTAG from Streptomyces sp. NBC_00654 includes the following:
- a CDS encoding nuclear transport factor 2 family protein, which produces MDELSARVRELEAVRELTQLRSAFHHCLNGRDWPGLGAVFTTDAHLDYGSFGDARGRSAIQEYYSTLLPKMVELQGASEVVLMNFGQAHQVSVDGDRATGVCFFEEHVRFDKEDVVHQSIGRFSDSYVREDGRWLIDGVRLQHYWVVPENKEWRWPW
- a CDS encoding helix-turn-helix transcriptional regulator, producing MRDCPALLSLGTDRAEVVAHADAQLYEADRCPDSGCVYRSLLALVLAGDLLLADLHCSRLSEQPRWSGTGPAAQVIQIVRGRIGFLVGDPGSTRRVLGDLVQGPIAESLDAVVVGWLTEALVQLGEPYTAENLLNVRGYAGNLPAHLPGKALLLHARGQLNFALRRSNHALRDFLACGAEVAACDFANPAVIPWRTGAALCLRELRQVEPARALARAELDGARRWGSPREIGRALLTTALLGEGPDVRDLVTEGVDLLAASDARGDVTYAAQVIGAVPGLRRDEVWTRQILRRISDLAGRGGNPHAAGRATEALSGFLSLHGEPVLTKHETAVVKLVWAGYSNAEIAGRLSLTRRTVEHHLSAVYRKFRLPDRRHLFLAMTGFL